A region from the Mycolicibacterium phlei genome encodes:
- a CDS encoding DUF5642 family protein, with protein sequence MSTLVRMCAVAGAVVLSACSQTAQEPTADIARVKELRSSFGPEFTVTDIGPAAIDPKVLGQQGTPAGMTFEPAECAELAEQKMIPEGAKGNMAATTAEGEGNRFIVIAVETSEAAQVKPPAENCRKVGFAGGGLRGLVEEVEAPPIEEVTTFGTHRVVQTTLNGQQRTGELYNYLAVFGNYLVIVTANPLVEPGKPVAKVDTERARALLVEAVQAVRD encoded by the coding sequence ATGTCGACTCTTGTGCGGATGTGTGCGGTCGCGGGTGCCGTGGTGTTGTCGGCGTGTTCGCAGACGGCGCAGGAGCCCACCGCGGATATCGCCCGGGTGAAGGAGCTGCGGTCGTCGTTCGGGCCCGAGTTCACGGTCACCGACATCGGTCCGGCGGCCATCGACCCGAAGGTGCTCGGCCAGCAGGGCACCCCGGCGGGGATGACGTTCGAACCGGCCGAGTGCGCCGAACTCGCCGAGCAGAAGATGATTCCCGAGGGCGCCAAGGGCAACATGGCCGCCACCACCGCCGAGGGGGAGGGCAACCGGTTCATCGTGATCGCCGTGGAGACCTCGGAGGCCGCGCAGGTCAAGCCGCCCGCCGAGAACTGCCGCAAGGTCGGCTTCGCCGGTGGCGGGCTGCGGGGCCTGGTCGAGGAGGTTGAGGCGCCGCCGATCGAGGAGGTGACGACGTTCGGCACGCACCGGGTGGTGCAGACGACGCTGAACGGCCAGCAGCGCACCGGCGAGCTGTACAACTACCTCGCGGTGTTCGGCAACTACCTGGTGATCGTGACGGCGAATCCGCTTGTGGAGCCCGGGAAACCGGTCGCGAAGGTCGACACCGAGCGCGCCCGGGCGCTTCTGGTTGAGGCGGTGCAGGCGGTGCGCGACTAA
- a CDS encoding DUF5642 family protein has protein sequence MAVAAGFVVACGAPQQPAPASSPEPAVINPARIDRVRAELPAGYEVTPLTGPVAPVTAWGYGPSWRVDPPGCAPLADPAGAAPAHGWSASGPGGIVYAVVAAAPGTVDSAVLGECGHFRVDGGRTTGSVDLTPAAPLESADTVAMATASTTVVEGGTETRSRADTVLAYLGDHVAFVVAVTDPGAPHPQLDAGFAASLLRKTVAALRG, from the coding sequence GTGGCGGTGGCGGCCGGATTCGTTGTCGCGTGCGGTGCCCCGCAGCAGCCGGCGCCGGCGTCGTCGCCCGAGCCGGCGGTGATCAACCCGGCGCGCATCGACCGGGTGCGCGCCGAACTGCCCGCCGGTTACGAGGTCACGCCGCTGACCGGTCCGGTGGCGCCGGTGACGGCCTGGGGCTACGGGCCGTCGTGGCGGGTCGACCCGCCGGGGTGCGCGCCGCTGGCCGACCCGGCGGGGGCGGCGCCCGCGCACGGCTGGTCGGCGTCGGGGCCCGGCGGCATCGTCTACGCGGTCGTTGCGGCGGCCCCGGGCACCGTCGATTCCGCCGTTCTCGGCGAGTGCGGACACTTCCGCGTCGACGGCGGGCGCACCACCGGCAGCGTCGACCTCACGCCCGCCGCTCCCCTTGAGTCCGCGGACACCGTGGCGATGGCCACCGCGAGCACCACGGTCGTCGAGGGCGGCACCGAGACCCGCTCGCGCGCCGACACGGTGCTCGCCTACCTCGGCGACCACGTCGCGTTCGTCGTCGCCGTCACCGATCCCGGGGCGCCGCACCCGCAGCTGGACGCCGGGTTCGCCGCGTCACTTCTTCGGAAGACGGTGGCGGCGCTGCGGGGTTGA
- a CDS encoding ABC transporter permease: MTVPPTLPSKPSGSVLTESMLLAGRMIKRWRLEPLLPLQSLLFPTLLLIVYFLLAGESIRRIAGTDNLAGMVPMCALAGGMFGALGAGFGIPAERRTGLLSRLWAFPVHRASLLLGRLMAEGVRALIGSVLITLVGVGLGLRFQGGWVMVIPYLLVTVLVVVVFAMVIITLALGVGPDGNTLFTWLGTGMIGLVFGSSGVAPVHMYPSWIRPVIQYQPLSPPIELMRGLIEGGPLLWPFVWTMVWMTAIAAVFYPLAIRNHRIASETS; encoded by the coding sequence ATGACCGTGCCTCCCACGCTGCCTTCCAAACCGAGCGGTTCGGTTCTCACCGAGTCGATGCTGCTGGCGGGCAGGATGATCAAACGTTGGCGTCTGGAGCCGCTGCTCCCGCTGCAGAGTCTGCTGTTCCCCACCCTGCTGCTGATCGTCTACTTCCTGCTGGCGGGGGAGTCCATCAGGCGGATCGCGGGCACCGACAACCTCGCCGGGATGGTGCCGATGTGCGCGTTGGCCGGTGGGATGTTTGGTGCGCTGGGCGCGGGTTTCGGGATTCCCGCCGAACGCAGGACGGGTCTGCTGAGCAGGCTGTGGGCGTTCCCGGTGCACCGCGCGAGCCTGCTGCTCGGTCGCCTGATGGCCGAAGGGGTGCGCGCGCTGATCGGCAGCGTCCTGATCACCCTTGTGGGGGTGGGCCTGGGTCTTCGGTTCCAGGGCGGCTGGGTGATGGTGATCCCGTACCTGCTGGTGACCGTGCTGGTCGTGGTGGTGTTCGCGATGGTGATCATCACGCTGGCACTCGGTGTGGGGCCCGACGGGAACACGTTGTTCACCTGGCTCGGCACCGGGATGATCGGCTTGGTCTTCGGCAGCTCGGGCGTCGCGCCCGTGCACATGTACCCCTCGTGGATCCGGCCGGTCATCCAGTACCAGCCGCTGTCACCGCCGATTGAGTTGATGCGAGGCCTCATCGAGGGCGGCCCGCTGCTGTGGCCGTTCGTCTGGACGATGGTGTGGATGACGGCGATCGCAGCGGTGTTCTATCCGCTGGCGATCCGCAATCACCGCATCGCCAGCGAAACCAGCTGA
- a CDS encoding AMP-binding protein yields the protein MMGSSIPAVLRERASLQPNDAAFTFIDYAPDGTPQPETLTWSQLYRRSANVAADLSICGERGDRAVILAPQSLDYITAFIVLDTLEQSDNKVRRIRGDVNNEVAYLQYTSGSTREPAGVMVTNRNLSANFEQMYADYFADSGKLPPPNTSVVSWLPFYHDMGLLLGVCVPILGGLPSVVMSPLSFLERPARWIELLGEHGRTLTAAPNFAFELAVKRTRDEDMAGVDLSDVLGVISGSERVHAATLHRFTEKFSKFGFPEKALRPSYGLAEATVYVATRAPGSAPQIVEFESEKLSAGHAKRCTAAGGTPLVSYGTPESVTVRIVDPETNAECPAGRIGEIWVHGENVAAGYWQKPKETERTFGGTLVDPSPEVPASGWLRTGDLGFVSDNELFIMGRIKDVLIVRGRNHYPEDIEATISEITGGRVAAIAVTDEQSERLVAIIEVKKRGETEDEVRAYFETIKGDVTSAISRVHGLAASELVLVAPGSIPITTSGKIRRSTSQEMYRNNQFTRLDA from the coding sequence ATGATGGGATCCTCCATTCCCGCCGTGTTGCGCGAACGCGCCAGCCTTCAACCTAACGACGCGGCCTTCACATTCATCGACTATGCCCCGGACGGCACCCCACAGCCGGAAACTCTGACGTGGTCCCAGCTTTATCGGCGTTCGGCAAACGTCGCCGCCGATCTGAGTATTTGCGGTGAACGCGGCGACCGCGCGGTGATATTGGCCCCGCAGAGCCTGGACTACATCACTGCGTTCATCGTGCTCGACACGCTCGAGCAGTCCGACAACAAGGTCCGCAGGATCCGCGGCGACGTCAACAACGAGGTCGCCTACCTGCAGTACACGTCGGGCTCGACCCGTGAGCCCGCCGGCGTGATGGTCACCAACCGCAACCTGTCGGCCAACTTCGAGCAGATGTACGCCGACTACTTCGCCGACAGCGGCAAACTGCCCCCGCCGAACACCTCGGTGGTGTCCTGGCTGCCCTTTTACCACGACATGGGCCTGCTGCTGGGCGTGTGCGTGCCGATCCTGGGCGGGCTGCCCAGCGTGGTGATGAGCCCGCTGTCGTTCCTGGAGCGACCGGCCCGCTGGATCGAGCTGCTGGGCGAGCACGGCCGCACGTTGACCGCCGCGCCGAACTTCGCCTTCGAGCTGGCCGTCAAGCGCACCCGCGACGAGGACATGGCCGGCGTCGACCTCAGCGACGTTCTCGGCGTGATCAGCGGCAGCGAGCGCGTGCACGCCGCGACGCTGCACCGCTTCACCGAGAAGTTCAGCAAGTTCGGCTTCCCCGAGAAGGCGCTGCGCCCGTCGTACGGCCTGGCCGAGGCGACGGTGTACGTCGCCACCCGGGCCCCGGGCAGCGCCCCGCAGATCGTCGAGTTCGAGTCCGAGAAGCTCTCGGCCGGCCACGCCAAGCGGTGCACCGCCGCCGGCGGCACCCCGCTGGTCAGCTACGGCACCCCCGAGTCGGTGACCGTGCGCATCGTGGACCCGGAGACCAACGCCGAGTGCCCGGCCGGCCGGATCGGCGAGATCTGGGTGCACGGCGAGAACGTGGCCGCCGGTTACTGGCAGAAGCCCAAGGAGACCGAGCGCACGTTCGGCGGCACGCTGGTCGACCCGTCCCCCGAGGTCCCGGCCAGCGGCTGGCTGCGCACCGGCGACCTGGGCTTCGTCTCCGACAACGAGCTGTTCATCATGGGCCGCATCAAGGACGTCCTGATCGTCCGTGGGCGCAACCACTACCCCGAGGACATCGAGGCGACGATCTCGGAGATCACCGGTGGCCGGGTGGCCGCGATCGCGGTGACCGACGAGCAGAGCGAGCGGCTGGTGGCGATCATCGAGGTCAAGAAGCGCGGTGAGACCGAGGACGAGGTCCGCGCCTACTTCGAGACGATCAAGGGCGACGTGACCTCGGCGATCTCGCGGGTGCACGGCCTGGCCGCCTCCGAGCTGGTGCTGGTGGCCCCGGGCTCGATCCCGATCACCACCAGCGGCAAGATCCGGCGTTCCACCAGCCAGGAGATGTACCGCAACAACCAGTTCACGCGGCTGGACGCCTGA
- a CDS encoding PE-PPE domain-containing protein gives MRVIIRSVLAVAVALASVVALALAWTAATAVQLAATALIMGGSDDPLAPPKNQPDYINPYLSNAVNIFINPAAAVPSGADGGPIQPADGDVYAVLYPAEFFPVFGSETFGASVREGRQNLNDCARGSVQCIYNDDPAIDFGPPVAPPVPGEDLVIFGFSQSAVVASLVKRDLIENPREGDGVTSMFLLANPMRPNGGILVLGPQGFTIPLLDIPFYGATPTNSCEVGDCIATIDVATQYDPLGGDSPSSLNMLAIINALVGAALNHGNTQYADFADAVYQGSYGDTDYYLLPAKRLPILTPFSLFVPSPILTALDAPLRAAIEGAYHRDINPGVPVGLTWTSLLPFHDPVRTIINILRAIPVGLDDAIAELTGDPDFRPFGTTPVTSPYGVGGPDLPPPPEDGVGLMATRGTSDDGFGDDDAAGDDDGLDDLKDDLKDDLKDEETGAVEDPDPVITETGLPKVRGPIEFESAVEEDDDPDGEESTTPVSGTQEPDPEPSDTESDADGDPAGE, from the coding sequence ATGCGTGTCATCATCCGGTCGGTGTTAGCCGTCGCGGTTGCGCTGGCAAGCGTGGTCGCACTGGCGTTGGCGTGGACGGCGGCCACGGCGGTCCAGTTGGCGGCAACCGCGCTGATCATGGGGGGCTCCGACGATCCGCTCGCACCGCCCAAGAACCAGCCCGACTACATCAATCCGTATCTGAGCAACGCGGTCAACATCTTCATCAACCCGGCCGCGGCGGTGCCGTCCGGCGCCGACGGCGGGCCGATCCAACCGGCCGACGGCGACGTCTACGCCGTCCTCTACCCGGCCGAGTTCTTCCCGGTGTTCGGCAGCGAGACCTTCGGGGCCTCGGTGCGGGAGGGCCGGCAGAACCTCAACGACTGCGCGCGTGGGTCGGTGCAGTGCATCTACAACGACGACCCGGCCATCGATTTCGGTCCGCCCGTCGCACCGCCGGTGCCCGGTGAGGATCTGGTCATCTTCGGTTTCTCGCAGAGCGCGGTGGTGGCGTCGCTGGTCAAGCGCGACCTGATCGAGAACCCCCGCGAGGGTGACGGCGTGACATCGATGTTCCTGCTGGCCAACCCGATGCGGCCGAACGGCGGCATCCTGGTGCTGGGCCCGCAGGGGTTCACCATCCCGCTTCTGGACATCCCCTTCTACGGCGCCACCCCGACGAACAGTTGCGAGGTCGGCGACTGCATCGCCACCATCGACGTCGCCACCCAGTACGACCCCCTGGGCGGTGACTCGCCGTCGAGCCTGAACATGCTCGCGATCATCAACGCGCTGGTCGGGGCCGCGCTTAACCACGGCAATACGCAGTACGCGGACTTCGCCGACGCGGTGTACCAGGGCTCCTACGGCGACACCGACTACTACCTGCTCCCGGCGAAGCGGCTGCCGATCCTGACGCCGTTCTCGCTGTTCGTACCGTCGCCGATCCTCACCGCGTTGGACGCCCCGCTGCGCGCCGCGATCGAGGGCGCCTACCACCGCGACATCAACCCAGGCGTCCCGGTCGGGCTGACGTGGACGTCGCTGCTGCCGTTCCACGATCCGGTGCGCACGATCATCAACATCCTGCGGGCGATCCCCGTCGGCCTCGACGACGCGATCGCCGAGCTCACCGGCGACCCCGACTTCCGCCCATTCGGCACCACGCCGGTGACCAGTCCGTATGGCGTCGGCGGTCCCGACCTGCCGCCGCCACCGGAGGACGGCGTGGGCTTGATGGCGACGCGCGGGACGTCCGACGACGGCTTCGGGGACGACGACGCCGCTGGAGACGACGACGGTCTGGACGACCTCAAGGACGACCTCAAGGACGACCTCAAGGACGAGGAGACCGGCGCCGTCGAGGACCCCGATCCCGTGATCACGGAGACCGGGCTGCCCAAGGTGCGCGGGCCGATCGAGTTCGAGTCGGCTGTCGAGGAGGACGACGATCCCGACGGCGAGGAGTCCACGACCCCGGTTTCGGGCACGCAGGAACCCGACCCGGAGCCGAGCGACACCGAGTCTGACGCCGACGGTGACCCCGCCGGCGAGTGA
- a CDS encoding shikimate 5-dehydrogenase, translating into MRVPLSRDTRICISLSGRPSNTGTRFHNYLYDLLGLNFVYKACTTTDIVAAIGGVRALGIRGCSVSMPFKQDVLALVDEVEPSAAAITAVNTIVNEDGRLIASNTDYLAVQRLIVEHGLRPEQSVLMYGSGGMAAAVGAALRDAGFTSGTVLARNAETGQALAERLGYDYTARERGADVIVNVTPIGMAGGAESGDIPFGDAVIAGAEVIALQAAEQFERYTGVRPTAEQIAAASALSRA; encoded by the coding sequence ATGCGGGTGCCGCTGTCGCGGGACACCCGAATCTGCATCTCGCTGTCGGGTCGGCCGAGCAATACCGGTACCCGGTTCCACAACTATCTCTACGATCTTCTCGGCCTCAACTTCGTCTACAAGGCCTGCACCACAACCGATATCGTCGCGGCGATCGGCGGGGTGCGGGCGCTGGGCATCCGCGGCTGCTCGGTGTCGATGCCGTTCAAACAGGACGTGCTGGCGCTCGTCGACGAGGTGGAGCCGTCGGCCGCCGCGATCACCGCGGTGAACACCATCGTCAACGAGGACGGCAGGCTGATCGCGTCCAACACCGATTACCTTGCGGTGCAACGCCTTATCGTCGAACACGGATTGCGGCCGGAACAGTCGGTGCTTATGTACGGCAGCGGCGGGATGGCGGCCGCGGTGGGTGCGGCGTTGCGCGACGCCGGCTTCACCAGCGGCACGGTGCTGGCGCGCAACGCCGAGACGGGCCAGGCGCTGGCCGAACGGCTGGGCTATGACTACACCGCCCGGGAGCGCGGCGCCGACGTGATCGTCAACGTCACCCCGATCGGGATGGCCGGCGGTGCCGAGTCCGGGGACATCCCGTTCGGCGATGCGGTGATCGCCGGCGCCGAGGTGATCGCGCTGCAGGCCGCTGAGCAGTTCGAGCGCTACACCGGGGTGCGGCCGACGGCGGAGCAGATCGCCGCCGCTTCCGCGCTCTCGCGCGCTTAA
- a CDS encoding LpqN/LpqT family lipoprotein → MSGSIRVGISAIAAVAALTIGLTACGSDESESASEETTSSETSAAPNTTEQAKPNYTIVDYIRDNKIAEEPVKRGQEGAPAINLPYPPGWRDAGPATPVWAYGAIVSENQEWAQDPPSIVALVSKLTGDVDPAKILEFAPGEIKNLPGYEGAQEGEKTELAGFEAVQLGGTYNKNGQRRAIAQKTVVIPGKDALYVLQLNADGREDQMTALMEATSVIDEQTTITP, encoded by the coding sequence ATGAGCGGTTCGATCAGGGTCGGAATCTCAGCCATCGCCGCGGTGGCGGCTCTGACCATCGGGCTCACCGCCTGCGGATCGGACGAGTCGGAGTCGGCGTCGGAGGAGACCACCAGCTCGGAGACCTCTGCGGCGCCCAACACCACGGAGCAGGCCAAGCCCAATTACACGATCGTCGACTACATCCGCGACAACAAGATCGCCGAGGAGCCGGTCAAGCGCGGCCAGGAAGGCGCCCCGGCGATCAATCTCCCGTACCCGCCCGGCTGGCGCGACGCCGGCCCGGCCACCCCGGTCTGGGCCTACGGCGCGATCGTCTCCGAGAACCAGGAGTGGGCACAGGATCCGCCGTCGATCGTCGCGCTGGTGTCGAAGCTGACCGGCGACGTCGACCCGGCGAAGATCCTGGAGTTCGCCCCCGGTGAGATCAAGAACCTGCCCGGCTACGAGGGCGCCCAGGAGGGCGAGAAGACCGAGCTGGCCGGCTTCGAGGCGGTCCAGCTCGGCGGCACGTACAACAAGAACGGTCAGCGCCGCGCGATCGCCCAGAAGACGGTCGTGATCCCGGGCAAGGACGCGCTGTACGTCCTGCAGCTCAACGCCGACGGCCGCGAGGACCAGATGACGGCGCTGATGGAGGCCACCTCCGTCATCGACGAGCAGACCACGATCACGCCCTAA
- a CDS encoding GNAT family N-acetyltransferase, which produces MAGLTGVRADELAALAVFSGCQADDLVPLAAQLKPLSAAAGQVLMQQDELAVSFLLIGSGEVEVSHVGDGHDVSATLGAGMIVGEIALLSHSTRTATVVATTPVTGWVGDREAFATLLEIPGMLDRLLSIARQRLAAYIDPIPVRMRDGTDLFLRPVLPGDSERATSGRVEFSSETLYRRFQSVRRPTRSLMRYLFEVDYVHHFVWVMTDAPEGTVIADARFVRFETDPELAEVAFIVADAYQGRGIGSFLMGALAIAAKHHGVQRFTARVLADNYAMRAIMDRYGAHWVRDDLGVVTTDIDVPTPPNPPFDADLTARIRAVTRQVVRAVG; this is translated from the coding sequence GTGGCCGGCCTGACAGGCGTACGCGCCGACGAACTCGCCGCTCTAGCGGTGTTCTCCGGCTGCCAGGCCGACGATCTGGTGCCCCTGGCCGCGCAGCTCAAGCCGCTGAGCGCCGCCGCCGGGCAGGTGCTCATGCAGCAGGACGAGCTCGCGGTGTCGTTCCTGCTGATCGGTTCGGGTGAGGTCGAGGTCAGCCATGTCGGCGACGGCCACGACGTCTCCGCGACGCTGGGTGCCGGCATGATCGTCGGCGAGATCGCGCTGCTGAGTCACAGCACCCGCACCGCGACCGTCGTCGCCACCACCCCGGTGACCGGATGGGTCGGTGACCGCGAGGCCTTCGCCACCCTGCTCGAGATCCCGGGCATGCTGGACCGGCTGCTGAGCATCGCCCGCCAGCGGCTGGCCGCCTACATCGACCCGATCCCGGTGCGGATGCGCGACGGCACCGACCTGTTCCTGCGGCCGGTGCTGCCCGGCGACAGCGAGCGCGCCACCAGCGGACGCGTCGAGTTCTCCAGCGAGACGCTGTACCGCCGGTTCCAGTCGGTGCGACGCCCCACCAGGTCGCTGATGCGCTACCTGTTCGAGGTCGACTACGTCCACCACTTCGTCTGGGTGATGACCGACGCCCCCGAGGGGACGGTGATCGCCGACGCGCGGTTCGTGCGCTTCGAGACCGACCCGGAACTCGCGGAGGTGGCGTTCATCGTCGCCGACGCCTATCAGGGCCGCGGCATCGGCTCGTTCCTGATGGGCGCCCTCGCGATTGCGGCGAAACATCATGGCGTGCAACGCTTCACCGCCCGTGTGCTGGCTGACAACTACGCCATGCGCGCGATCATGGACCGGTACGGGGCGCACTGGGTGCGCGACGATCTCGGGGTGGTCACCACCGACATCGACGTGCCGACGCCACCGAACCCGCCGTTCGACGCCGACCTGACCGCGCGGATCCGGGCGGTCACGCGCCAGGTCGTGCGGGCGGTGGGCTGA
- a CDS encoding UDP-glucose dehydrogenase family protein, translating to MRINVVGTGYLGAVHAVCMAHLGHEVCGYDTDEAKIAALAAGESPFYEPEFEELLTEVLETGRLRFTTDPAEAVSGAAVHFVCVGTPQQAGSNAADVRYVDAAVSTIAAHADTPGLVVGKSTVPVGTAQRLSGELAESRAAELLELAWNPEFLREGKAIQDTLHPDRLIFGVTSEAAEKTLHQVYARLIESGTPHLTTDLATAEMVKVAANSFLATKISFINAMAEVCELVNADVVTLGRALGYDERIGRKFLNAGLGFGGGCLPKDIRAFSARAGELGASDSLTFLHEVDKINVRRREKAVQVATAMVGGDCLGKSIAVLGAAFKPNSDDVRDSPALNVAAAMHLKGADVRVHDPRAIANAKAMFPTLTYCDTAEDACRNVDLIVLATEWDEYCSIDPVAFRSVVRQPRLLDTRNAIDRDYWVGAGWYVYALGRGAMAPAEA from the coding sequence ATGCGAATTAATGTCGTCGGAACGGGTTACCTCGGCGCCGTACACGCCGTGTGCATGGCCCACCTCGGCCACGAGGTCTGCGGGTACGACACCGACGAAGCCAAGATCGCGGCACTGGCAGCGGGCGAGTCCCCGTTCTACGAGCCGGAGTTCGAAGAGCTTCTCACCGAGGTGCTGGAGACCGGCCGGCTGCGCTTCACCACCGATCCCGCCGAGGCGGTCTCCGGCGCCGCGGTGCACTTCGTCTGCGTCGGCACCCCGCAGCAGGCCGGCTCCAACGCCGCCGACGTCCGCTACGTCGACGCCGCGGTTTCCACCATCGCCGCGCACGCCGACACCCCGGGGCTGGTCGTCGGCAAGTCGACGGTGCCGGTGGGCACCGCGCAGCGGCTGTCCGGCGAACTGGCCGAGTCCCGTGCCGCGGAATTGCTGGAACTGGCGTGGAACCCCGAATTCCTGCGTGAGGGCAAAGCGATTCAGGACACCCTGCATCCGGACCGGCTGATCTTCGGCGTCACCTCCGAGGCCGCCGAGAAGACCCTGCACCAGGTGTACGCGCGCCTCATCGAGAGCGGCACCCCGCACCTGACCACCGACCTGGCGACCGCCGAGATGGTCAAGGTCGCGGCCAATTCGTTTCTGGCGACCAAGATCTCGTTCATCAACGCGATGGCCGAGGTGTGCGAGCTGGTCAACGCCGACGTCGTCACGCTCGGTCGCGCGCTGGGGTACGACGAGCGCATCGGCCGCAAATTCCTCAACGCCGGCCTGGGATTCGGCGGCGGCTGCCTCCCCAAGGATATCCGGGCGTTCAGCGCCCGCGCCGGGGAACTCGGCGCGTCGGACTCGCTGACGTTCCTGCACGAGGTCGACAAGATCAACGTGCGCCGCCGGGAGAAGGCGGTGCAGGTGGCCACCGCGATGGTCGGCGGCGACTGCCTCGGCAAGAGCATCGCCGTGCTGGGTGCGGCGTTCAAACCCAACAGCGACGACGTGCGCGACTCGCCGGCGCTCAATGTGGCGGCCGCGATGCATCTCAAGGGGGCCGATGTGCGCGTGCACGATCCGCGCGCGATCGCCAACGCCAAGGCGATGTTCCCCACGCTGACCTACTGCGACACCGCCGAGGACGCGTGCCGCAACGTCGATCTGATCGTGCTGGCGACCGAGTGGGACGAGTACTGCTCGATCGACCCCGTCGCGTTCCGGTCGGTGGTCCGTCAGCCGCGCCTGCTCGACACCCGCAACGCGATCGATCGCGACTACTGGGTCGGCGCCGGCTGGTACGTCTACGCGCTGGGCCGCGGCGCCATGGCGCCGGCGGAGGCCTGA
- the soxR gene encoding redox-sensitive transcriptional activator SoxR, whose product MELIHELTPGEMARRSGVAVSALHFYEREGLIQSRRTTGNQRRYARETLRRVAFIRMSQRLGIPLARIREALATLPTDRVPTSKDWARLSAGWRQDLDDRILHLQRLRDNLTGCIGCGCLSLKTCALTNPGDMLAEEGPGAVRL is encoded by the coding sequence ATGGAGTTGATTCATGAACTGACTCCCGGCGAAATGGCGCGCCGCAGCGGCGTCGCCGTCTCCGCACTGCACTTCTACGAACGCGAGGGCCTCATCCAGAGCCGCCGCACGACCGGCAACCAGCGCCGCTACGCCCGCGAAACCCTGCGACGGGTCGCGTTCATCCGGATGTCGCAACGCCTGGGCATCCCGCTGGCCCGCATCCGCGAGGCGCTGGCCACCCTGCCCACCGACCGCGTCCCGACCAGCAAGGACTGGGCCCGGCTGTCGGCCGGCTGGCGCCAGGACCTCGACGACCGGATCCTGCACCTGCAACGTCTGCGCGACAATCTCACCGGTTGCATCGGCTGCGGCTGCCTGAGCCTGAAGACCTGCGCGCTGACCAACCCCGGCGACATGCTCGCCGAGGAAGGCCCCGGCGCGGTCCGCCTCTGA
- a CDS encoding alpha-ketoglutarate-dependent dioxygenase AlkB produces MELALQSSLFEHAERRHLGNGAWIDFRSGWLDDADSLFLELLEAIPWRAERRPMYERVVDVPRLVSFHDLVNEPAPHPRLKQIRRRLNDAYAGELGEPFTTAGLCLYRDGNDSVAWHGDTIGRSSTEDTMVAIVGLGATRTFALRPRGGGKSLRLRHAHGDLLVMGGSCQRTWEHAIPKTARPVGPRISIQFRPHDVR; encoded by the coding sequence ATGGAGCTGGCTCTGCAGAGCTCGCTGTTCGAGCACGCCGAACGCCGCCACCTCGGCAACGGTGCCTGGATCGACTTCCGGTCCGGCTGGCTCGACGACGCCGACAGCCTGTTCCTCGAACTGCTTGAGGCCATCCCCTGGCGCGCCGAACGCCGGCCCATGTACGAACGGGTCGTCGACGTGCCGCGGCTGGTCAGCTTCCACGACCTGGTCAACGAGCCCGCCCCGCACCCGCGGCTCAAGCAGATCCGCCGCCGCCTCAACGACGCCTACGCAGGCGAACTCGGCGAACCGTTCACCACCGCGGGCCTGTGCCTGTACCGCGACGGCAACGACAGCGTCGCCTGGCACGGCGACACCATCGGCCGCAGCAGCACCGAGGACACCATGGTCGCGATCGTCGGGCTCGGCGCCACAAGGACTTTCGCGTTACGCCCGCGCGGCGGCGGCAAGTCGCTGCGGCTGCGTCACGCCCACGGCGACCTGCTGGTGATGGGCGGTTCCTGCCAGCGCACCTGGGAGCACGCCATCCCGAAGACCGCCCGGCCGGTCGGCCCCCGGATCAGCATCCAGTTCCGGCCGCACGACGTGCGTTAG